One Syntrophales bacterium DNA segment encodes these proteins:
- a CDS encoding DUF4126 domain-containing protein: MDLLLSICLGIGLSAACGFRVFIPLLVMSAAAQGGYLHLDPGWSWLGSTAALWTFGTAAVLEAVAYFIPWLDHLLDSAAAPAAAVAGAVVMASSLADVPPLVKWTMAVIAGSGSAALVQGTTMLARGVSTALTGGLGNPAVAAGEAGAAVLLSVLAVALPVLAALAVAALAVYMIRKAFRGKRGQQA, from the coding sequence ATGGATCTCCTCTTGAGCATCTGCCTGGGCATCGGTTTGAGCGCGGCCTGCGGATTCCGCGTCTTCATCCCGCTGCTCGTGATGAGTGCGGCCGCGCAGGGCGGGTATCTCCATCTCGATCCCGGGTGGTCCTGGCTCGGTTCGACCGCCGCGCTGTGGACATTCGGAACCGCCGCTGTTTTGGAGGCTGTGGCCTATTTCATTCCCTGGCTCGACCACCTGCTGGACAGCGCAGCCGCGCCTGCAGCGGCGGTCGCCGGGGCGGTGGTCATGGCCTCGTCGCTGGCGGATGTGCCTCCACTGGTGAAATGGACGATGGCCGTCATCGCCGGCAGCGGGAGCGCGGCCCTGGTACAGGGGACGACCATGCTTGCCCGCGGGGTTTCGACCGCCCTGACCGGGGGTCTTGGGAACCCAGCCGTTGCAGCGGGTGAGGCCGGGGCTGCCGTCCTCCTCAGCGTCCTTGCCGTTGCGCTGCCGGTCCTTGCGGCCCTGGCCGTCGCGGCGCTCGCGGTCTACATGATCCGAAAGGCTTTTCGGGGAAAAAGGGGACAGCAGGCCTGA
- a CDS encoding response regulator encodes MAENLDVIILDDDAGVCDVLSEIVTEFHSWGKVYAFTDENRALEHCLNRKGNVAIFIVDVFLSGRNAFSFLESVADKFPMAYEDTIIITGKASGDVVNMCLVAGINYLLEKPIRPFALQLAVRAIVSKYVHFARKLYLNPDLMESVAKFTS; translated from the coding sequence ATGGCCGAAAATCTCGATGTGATCATCCTCGACGACGATGCCGGCGTCTGTGACGTCCTCTCGGAGATCGTCACGGAGTTCCACTCCTGGGGAAAGGTCTACGCGTTCACGGATGAAAACCGGGCGCTCGAGCACTGCCTGAACCGGAAGGGCAACGTCGCCATCTTTATCGTCGACGTATTCCTGTCCGGCCGGAACGCCTTTTCATTCCTGGAGTCCGTCGCGGACAAGTTCCCCATGGCTTACGAGGACACGATCATCATCACCGGCAAGGCCAGCGGCGATGTTGTGAACATGTGCCTGGTCGCCGGGATCAACTACCTCCTGGAAAAGCCCATCCGTCCGTTCGCCCTGCAGCTGGCCGTGCGCGCCATCGTGTCCAAATACGTGCACTTCGCCAGAAAACTGTACCTGAACCCCGATTTGATGGAAAGCGTCGCCAAGTTCACCAGCTGA